In Dendropsophus ebraccatus isolate aDenEbr1 chromosome 14, aDenEbr1.pat, whole genome shotgun sequence, the following proteins share a genomic window:
- the LOC138772828 gene encoding uncharacterized protein has translation MPSSYGLTAWALTHCAITSPLVSPQSPLVSPQSPLVSPQSPLVSPQSPLV, from the exons ATGCCGTCCAGTTATGGCTTGAcagcctgggctttaacgcattGTGCCATAACT tcccctttagtgtcaccccagtcccctttagtgtcaccccagtcccctttagtgtcaccc cagtcccctttagtgtcaccccagtcccctttagtg